The Ruania alba genome has a window encoding:
- a CDS encoding quinone oxidoreductase family protein has protein sequence MDAIVAREPGGPETLTLLDVEPPEPGPGQVLVRTEAIGINFIDTYHRSGVYPMDFPLTPGGEGAGVVTALGDGVDSVAVGDRVAWTASASGSYAAQVLVDAGHALPVPDGVDAETAAAIPLQGMTAHMLVDGVTRLEPGQTVLLTAGAGGVGLLLTQLAVARGARVITTTSSDAKAELSRAAGASDVIRYDQFDDLTTGLPARVRELTDGAGVHVAYDGVGKDTFDACLASVRRRGLLVLFGGASGQVPPVDLQRLNQAGSLMVTRPKLFDYIADPAELAWRAGAVFEAVASGELQVRIGARYPLAEAARAHEALEGRQTTGKVLLVP, from the coding sequence ATGGACGCGATCGTGGCCCGGGAGCCGGGCGGACCGGAGACTCTGACCCTCCTCGATGTGGAACCGCCCGAGCCGGGCCCCGGCCAGGTGCTGGTTCGCACCGAGGCCATCGGGATCAACTTCATCGACACCTACCACCGGTCCGGGGTGTACCCGATGGACTTTCCGCTCACCCCGGGCGGAGAAGGCGCCGGTGTGGTGACCGCGCTCGGCGACGGTGTTGACTCCGTGGCCGTCGGCGACCGGGTGGCCTGGACCGCCAGCGCCAGTGGCAGCTATGCCGCACAGGTGCTCGTGGACGCCGGCCATGCCCTCCCGGTGCCCGACGGCGTGGACGCCGAGACCGCGGCCGCCATCCCCCTGCAGGGGATGACCGCGCACATGCTGGTCGACGGTGTCACCCGCCTCGAGCCGGGCCAGACTGTCCTTCTCACCGCCGGTGCCGGCGGCGTCGGCCTGCTGCTCACCCAGCTCGCCGTGGCACGTGGCGCTCGCGTGATCACCACCACTTCCTCCGACGCCAAGGCCGAGCTCTCTCGTGCGGCCGGGGCCTCCGACGTGATCCGCTACGACCAGTTCGACGACCTGACCACCGGCCTTCCCGCCCGGGTCCGGGAGCTGACCGACGGTGCGGGCGTGCACGTGGCCTACGACGGCGTCGGGAAGGACACCTTCGACGCCTGCCTGGCGAGCGTGCGCCGTCGGGGTTTGCTGGTGCTGTTCGGCGGGGCGAGCGGGCAGGTCCCGCCGGTGGACCTGCAGCGACTGAACCAGGCGGGCTCGCTCATGGTCACCCGACCCAAGCTGTTCGACTACATCGCTGACCCGGCCGAGCTGGCCTGGCGCGCGGGTGCGGTCTTCGAGGCCGTCGCCAGCGGCGAGCTGCAGGTGCGGATCGGCGCCCGGTACCCCCTCGCCGAGGCCGCCCGCGCTCACGAGGCGCTCGAGGGACGCCAGACCACGGGGAAGGTCTTGCTGGTTCCGTGA
- a CDS encoding DedA family protein, which translates to MDAFLAGLADQFGPLLLLLGGVFAFAESALGLGLAFPGETAVLALGAATTTGADVAWALGVVAVGASLGDHVGYLIGRKLGPALRESALVRRIGVRHWDAGSRMMGTYGTWAIAGSRLLPGVRTVVPAVAGAAGVTYRSFVLGSLLGAASWSGLWVGAGATARTALPEMARTLGTAGWIAVGVLALAAVVAVLVVRHRRNSREKALR; encoded by the coding sequence ATGGACGCCTTCCTCGCCGGTCTCGCCGATCAGTTCGGCCCGTTGCTGCTCCTGCTGGGCGGGGTGTTCGCGTTCGCCGAGTCCGCGCTGGGCCTCGGGCTGGCGTTCCCGGGTGAGACGGCGGTGCTCGCCCTGGGCGCGGCCACGACCACCGGAGCTGACGTCGCCTGGGCGCTGGGGGTGGTCGCCGTCGGGGCGAGCCTGGGCGACCATGTGGGCTATCTGATCGGCCGCAAGCTGGGGCCGGCGCTGCGGGAGAGCGCCCTGGTACGACGCATCGGGGTGCGGCACTGGGACGCCGGCTCCCGGATGATGGGCACCTACGGCACCTGGGCGATCGCCGGGTCGCGACTGCTGCCCGGGGTGCGCACGGTGGTGCCGGCGGTCGCCGGTGCGGCGGGCGTGACGTACCGCAGCTTCGTGCTCGGTTCGCTGCTCGGCGCGGCCAGCTGGTCCGGCCTCTGGGTGGGTGCCGGTGCGACGGCCCGCACCGCACTACCGGAGATGGCACGCACGCTCGGCACCGCCGGATGGATCGCCGTCGGCGTGCTGGCGCTGGCCGCGGTCGTCGCGGTGCTGGTCGTGCGGCACCGTCGGAATTCACGGGAGAAGGCACTCCGGTAG
- a CDS encoding alpha/beta hydrolase has product MPNQVARVPLVLSPATPELLTSGGRGFVLALAGGGYAHRSEHEGPGTADWLAARGIPAGHLDYPVAPARYPEALEQVLLALADLRAGVHGEINGPIAVIGYSAGGHLAGTAATATDAERTALAEREGIDPDTLARPDLVTMGYPVFSLVARTHVGSRLNLLGADHTEALALALSVENRVDAAAPPAFVWHTSDDAAVPVENTLAAVSAWRAARADVEAHVYPHGRHGLGLALEETGAVAGWSQHWVEWLNGHGIRPPD; this is encoded by the coding sequence ATGCCGAATCAGGTGGCCCGCGTCCCGCTCGTCCTGTCTCCTGCCACACCCGAGCTGTTGACCTCCGGTGGTCGCGGGTTCGTCCTTGCGCTCGCCGGTGGCGGATACGCCCACCGCAGCGAGCATGAGGGCCCCGGGACGGCCGACTGGCTCGCCGCGCGGGGCATCCCGGCCGGGCACCTGGACTACCCGGTGGCCCCGGCCCGGTACCCGGAAGCGCTCGAGCAGGTGCTGCTGGCGCTGGCCGACCTGCGCGCCGGGGTGCATGGCGAGATCAACGGCCCGATCGCGGTGATCGGCTACTCCGCCGGTGGGCACCTCGCCGGGACAGCCGCCACGGCCACTGATGCCGAGCGCACCGCGCTCGCCGAGCGCGAAGGCATCGACCCCGACACCCTCGCCCGCCCCGACCTGGTGACCATGGGCTACCCCGTCTTCTCCCTCGTGGCGCGCACCCATGTGGGGTCCCGGCTGAACCTGCTCGGCGCGGACCACACCGAAGCGCTGGCCCTCGCACTGAGCGTGGAGAACCGGGTGGATGCCGCCGCTCCCCCGGCGTTCGTGTGGCACACATCCGACGACGCAGCCGTCCCTGTGGAGAACACCCTCGCCGCCGTCTCAGCGTGGCGGGCGGCCCGGGCGGACGTGGAGGCGCACGTGTATCCGCACGGGAGGCACGGCCTCGGGTTGGCGCTGGAGGAGACCGGGGCGGTGGCCGGCTGGTCGCAGCACTGGGTGGAGTGGCTGAACGGCCACGGCATCCGTCCGCCGGACTGA
- a CDS encoding neutral/alkaline non-lysosomal ceramidase N-terminal domain-containing protein has protein sequence MQVGAAVRTAAVPVGTPMSGYAGRAGPSLGVHQATSVRALVVDDVAIVALDVCAVHMRTSDRVAAAVRGWAGTCVVTATHTHAGPCVAFGRVGGHAAQAHETVVEAAIAAVREAAGERVPCEVTVARATGVGVARNRRHPDRPIDPPVWRLTFRAQDRVVADLINYPCHPVVLDAANRLIAADYPGALRDEVERAHPGSVCLFLTGAAGDVNTGHPAEASYTESGAGERSLAEAGRVGQRIATAALAAAERQVDVPAVARVTRVPVRLPFARPDAGEREAHVRMWRTQQRTADPGLARVLQTWIDWAEAGVPDDPAPWTGHVTAVDIGVPLVFLPGEPFLATAEAIERAIGAPVLVAGYADDVPGYLPPSHEYAHGGYEVLDAHRYYAMPAPFAPGCAERVGDAAVEAILAAQH, from the coding sequence GTGCAGGTGGGAGCGGCAGTACGGACGGCTGCGGTGCCGGTGGGCACACCCATGTCCGGGTACGCCGGACGAGCCGGCCCGAGCCTGGGCGTGCACCAGGCCACCTCGGTGCGTGCGCTGGTGGTCGACGACGTCGCGATCGTGGCACTGGACGTGTGCGCGGTGCACATGCGCACCTCCGACCGGGTCGCGGCGGCGGTCCGCGGATGGGCAGGGACCTGCGTGGTCACCGCCACCCACACGCACGCCGGCCCGTGCGTCGCCTTCGGGCGGGTCGGTGGCCATGCTGCGCAGGCGCACGAGACCGTGGTGGAGGCGGCCATCGCCGCGGTGCGGGAGGCGGCGGGGGAGCGGGTACCGTGCGAGGTGACCGTGGCGCGAGCAACCGGCGTCGGCGTGGCGCGCAACCGCCGGCACCCTGACCGTCCCATCGACCCGCCCGTCTGGCGACTGACATTCCGGGCGCAGGATCGGGTGGTCGCCGACCTGATCAACTACCCGTGCCACCCGGTGGTGCTGGACGCCGCCAACCGGCTTATCGCCGCCGACTATCCGGGAGCCTTGCGCGACGAGGTCGAACGCGCGCACCCGGGTAGCGTGTGCCTCTTCCTCACCGGCGCGGCCGGCGACGTGAACACCGGCCACCCGGCAGAAGCGTCCTACACCGAGTCCGGTGCGGGGGAGCGGAGCCTAGCCGAGGCAGGCCGCGTCGGTCAGCGGATCGCCACGGCAGCGCTCGCCGCTGCGGAGCGGCAGGTGGACGTGCCGGCGGTCGCCCGCGTGACCCGTGTTCCGGTACGACTGCCGTTCGCCCGGCCGGACGCCGGCGAACGGGAGGCGCACGTGCGCATGTGGCGCACGCAGCAACGCACCGCCGACCCAGGACTGGCACGGGTGCTGCAGACCTGGATCGACTGGGCCGAGGCGGGCGTCCCGGACGACCCGGCCCCGTGGACGGGCCACGTCACCGCGGTCGACATCGGCGTCCCACTCGTCTTCCTCCCCGGTGAACCCTTCTTGGCCACCGCCGAGGCGATCGAGCGCGCCATCGGCGCACCGGTGCTCGTGGCCGGCTACGCCGACGACGTCCCCGGCTACCTGCCCCCGTCCCACGAGTACGCCCACGGTGGCTACGAGGTCCTCGATGCCCACCGGTACTACGCGATGCCGGCGCCGTTCGCGCCCGGCTGCGCGGAGCGGGTGGGTGATGCGGCTGTGGAGGCGATCTTGGCGGCGCAGCACTGA
- a CDS encoding DUF2306 domain-containing protein → MVSTPVPTKLPRDPARRRNRPQWLLPAGLLFLALVPVLAGAMRITELASGATVTAENARFVDSPVPVVAHIAGSTLYLLLGALQFVPTLRRRRWHRFAGRVLVPAGLVSAFSGIWMAVAYDLPASNGPVLAVIRVALGAVMAAGLVIAVVAILRRNVQRHRAWMIRSYVIALGAGTQVFTFLPWTLALGQPGTAMTTVLMAAGWGINMVVAEIAIRRGRR, encoded by the coding sequence ATGGTCTCCACCCCAGTCCCCACGAAGCTTCCCCGTGATCCCGCTCGCCGCAGGAACCGGCCCCAATGGCTGCTACCGGCCGGGCTGCTTTTCCTCGCCCTCGTCCCCGTGCTCGCCGGCGCCATGCGGATCACCGAGCTCGCGTCCGGCGCCACGGTCACCGCCGAGAACGCCCGCTTTGTCGACTCCCCGGTCCCTGTGGTCGCGCACATCGCCGGCTCCACCCTGTACCTGCTGCTCGGCGCGTTGCAGTTCGTGCCCACGCTCCGTCGTCGGCGCTGGCACCGGTTCGCCGGCCGGGTGCTGGTTCCTGCCGGTCTGGTGTCGGCCTTCTCCGGCATCTGGATGGCCGTCGCGTACGACCTACCGGCCAGCAACGGACCAGTCCTGGCAGTGATTCGCGTGGCCCTCGGTGCCGTGATGGCGGCTGGCCTCGTGATCGCGGTGGTCGCGATCCTGCGCCGGAACGTGCAACGACACCGCGCTTGGATGATCCGCTCCTATGTGATCGCTCTGGGGGCCGGCACCCAGGTGTTCACCTTCCTACCGTGGACGCTCGCGCTCGGTCAGCCGGGGACGGCCATGACCACAGTCCTGATGGCCGCCGGCTGGGGCATCAACATGGTGGTCGCCGAGATCGCCATCCGCCGTGGCCGGCGATGA
- a CDS encoding sensor histidine kinase — MGSAARSTPPGTPPSRGWRDWVLLLGVTAAVAAETALRTDVPPQWPWAAVLIAVAVTTLWRRRFPTAMLATALGVATAAGQLIATDLALVSSIYLLTLVYAVPRWGRGRSMVAGGALMLVAVLVPSLVGSAPWADAWGSAAVVLATGALGLAFRWRAASRARELEQVRLLEGERLARDLHDTVAHHVSAIAVRAQAGRAVAATDSAAATDALRVIEDEASRALAEMRSIVRILRRDDNPELAPAPGIADLSALADAGGAAPVQVEVTGDTSTVPARVSAAVYRIAQEALTNVRRHARGATRALLLVHIDALEVTVEISDDGSPAHAPPSGGYGIAGMTERATMLGGRCTAGPGPDGGWIVTVTLPLAGSPG; from the coding sequence ATGGGCTCCGCCGCGCGGTCGACGCCGCCGGGCACTCCACCGTCCCGCGGGTGGCGCGACTGGGTCCTGCTCCTCGGTGTGACCGCCGCGGTCGCCGCGGAGACGGCCCTGCGCACCGACGTCCCGCCCCAGTGGCCGTGGGCCGCGGTCCTGATCGCGGTCGCCGTCACCACGCTGTGGCGGCGCCGATTCCCGACGGCGATGCTCGCCACCGCGCTCGGTGTCGCCACGGCAGCCGGTCAGCTCATCGCGACCGACCTTGCCCTGGTCTCCTCGATCTACCTGCTCACCCTGGTGTACGCGGTACCACGATGGGGGAGGGGCCGGTCGATGGTCGCCGGCGGAGCGCTGATGCTCGTCGCCGTCCTGGTCCCGAGCCTCGTGGGCTCGGCCCCGTGGGCCGATGCGTGGGGATCGGCCGCCGTGGTCCTCGCCACCGGCGCCCTTGGCCTCGCGTTCCGGTGGCGGGCGGCATCCCGCGCGCGCGAGTTGGAACAGGTGCGGTTGCTCGAGGGCGAGCGGCTGGCGCGCGACCTGCACGACACCGTCGCCCACCACGTCTCCGCGATCGCCGTGCGCGCCCAGGCCGGTCGCGCGGTCGCGGCCACCGACAGCGCTGCCGCCACCGACGCCCTCCGCGTGATCGAGGACGAGGCATCCCGCGCCCTGGCCGAGATGCGCTCGATCGTGCGCATCCTCCGCCGCGACGACAATCCCGAGCTCGCCCCCGCACCGGGGATCGCCGACCTGAGTGCGCTCGCGGACGCCGGGGGAGCGGCGCCGGTGCAGGTGGAGGTCACCGGAGACACCTCAACAGTCCCGGCCCGGGTGAGTGCCGCCGTCTACCGGATCGCCCAGGAGGCGCTCACGAACGTACGCCGGCACGCCCGTGGCGCCACGCGCGCCCTCCTGCTGGTCCACATCGACGCGCTCGAGGTGACCGTGGAGATCAGCGACGACGGCAGTCCGGCGCACGCTCCGCCGTCGGGAGGGTACGGGATCGCCGGGATGACCGAACGGGCCACCATGCTGGGCGGACGCTGCACCGCCGGCCCCGGCCCTGACGGCGGCTGGATCGTCACGGTGACCCTTCCCCTGGCAGGATCACCGGGGTGA
- a CDS encoding response regulator, which translates to MSIRVLVADDQEIVRTGLRMILDAQPGIEVIAEASEGAQAIRLARQERPDVCLVDIRMPGTDGLEVTRQLAGPGVSDPIPVVVITTFDLDEYVYTALRNGARGFLLKNAGPVLLNEAVHAAARGDALIDPAITVRLISTFAGAAPSPAPPAAPASPLTAREEEVLAAVARGLGNTEIARELHISLSTVKTHLGSLMTKLDARNRVELAIWAAERARSLTQRSG; encoded by the coding sequence GTGAGCATCCGGGTGCTGGTAGCCGACGATCAGGAGATCGTCCGCACCGGGCTGCGGATGATCCTGGACGCCCAGCCCGGCATCGAGGTGATCGCCGAGGCCTCCGAGGGCGCCCAGGCCATTCGCCTCGCCCGCCAGGAGCGACCGGACGTGTGCCTGGTCGACATCCGGATGCCGGGCACGGACGGTCTCGAGGTCACCCGGCAGCTCGCCGGCCCGGGGGTATCCGACCCGATCCCGGTGGTGGTGATCACCACCTTCGACCTCGACGAGTACGTCTACACCGCACTGCGGAACGGCGCCCGCGGGTTCCTTCTCAAGAACGCCGGTCCCGTGCTGCTGAACGAGGCGGTACACGCGGCGGCGCGGGGCGACGCGCTCATCGACCCGGCGATCACCGTCCGGCTCATCAGTACCTTCGCCGGGGCCGCACCATCGCCCGCCCCGCCCGCAGCCCCGGCCAGCCCGCTCACCGCCCGCGAGGAGGAGGTGCTCGCCGCCGTCGCTCGCGGCCTCGGCAACACCGAGATCGCCCGCGAGCTGCACATCTCCCTGAGCACGGTGAAGACGCACCTCGGGAGCCTGATGACCAAGCTGGATGCCCGCAACCGGGTGGAGCTCGCCATCTGGGCCGCCGAGCGGGCCCGGTCACTCACTCAGCGATCCGGGTAG
- the def gene encoding peptide deformylase, with translation MRGRALRVTEIGESVLHERCADVTAFGTEELASLVDDMFATMLVAEGVGLAANQVGVDLRLFVYDLTDSDGTRYVGHVANPEVEVTSAETEEIEEGCLSVPGPGAELFRPLDVRVRGVDITGAPVELTAHGYLARCFQHETDHTNGRLYVDLLSKRVRKRVLRDMEDLREEVLERRDSVSRVHEKEPAVYPDR, from the coding sequence GTGCGCGGGCGCGCGCTGCGGGTCACCGAGATCGGTGAGTCCGTGCTGCATGAGCGTTGCGCCGACGTGACGGCGTTCGGGACCGAGGAGCTGGCCAGCCTGGTGGACGACATGTTCGCCACGATGCTGGTGGCCGAAGGGGTGGGCCTGGCCGCGAATCAGGTGGGCGTGGACCTACGACTGTTCGTCTATGACCTCACCGACTCCGACGGCACCCGGTATGTGGGCCACGTGGCCAACCCCGAGGTGGAGGTGACCAGCGCTGAGACCGAGGAGATCGAGGAGGGCTGTCTCTCCGTGCCCGGCCCGGGGGCGGAGCTGTTCCGGCCGCTCGACGTGCGAGTGCGCGGGGTGGACATCACCGGGGCGCCGGTGGAGCTGACCGCCCACGGATATCTGGCGCGCTGCTTCCAGCACGAGACCGACCACACCAATGGGCGGCTGTACGTGGACCTGCTGAGCAAGCGGGTCCGCAAGCGAGTGCTGCGGGACATGGAGGACCTGCGCGAGGAGGTGCTGGAGCGGCGGGACTCGGTGAGCCGCGTGCACGAGAAGGAACCGGCGGTCTACCCGGATCGCTGA
- the argC gene encoding N-acetyl-gamma-glutamyl-phosphate reductase: MTVSVAIAGASGYAGGETLRLLLAHPEVEVGALTAHSNAGELVGRHHPHLRSVADRTFVATTAENLRGHDVVVLGLPHGASGTIAAELEAVGPGSATPLILDLGADHRLTDATDWAAFYGSEHAGSWPYGMPELLHAGETAASSQRGALSQARHIAVPGCNVTAVTLGIQPGVAAGVLDPSDVVAVLSVGYSGAGKAMKPHLTAAEGIGSAAPYAVAGTHRHVPEIEQNLRVAGAGAADVHCSFTPVLVPMSRGILATTTAPLAPGVTPAQVRLAWEQAYAGEQFVQLLPEGQWPTTAATLGANTALVQVAIDDRAGRVVTICAIDNLVKGTAGAAVQSMNLALGLPEGIGLTTEGVAP, translated from the coding sequence ATGACTGTATCGGTCGCGATCGCAGGTGCCAGTGGCTACGCGGGCGGAGAGACGCTGCGTCTGCTTCTTGCCCACCCCGAGGTAGAGGTCGGAGCGCTCACCGCGCACTCGAACGCCGGTGAACTCGTGGGCCGCCATCACCCGCATCTGCGCAGCGTGGCCGATCGCACCTTCGTGGCCACCACAGCCGAGAACCTGCGCGGGCACGACGTCGTCGTCCTCGGCCTCCCGCACGGCGCCTCCGGCACCATCGCGGCGGAGCTGGAAGCGGTCGGCCCCGGCAGTGCTACCCCTCTGATCCTGGACCTGGGTGCCGACCACCGGCTCACCGACGCCACCGACTGGGCTGCCTTCTACGGCAGCGAGCACGCGGGCAGCTGGCCCTACGGCATGCCCGAGCTGCTGCACGCCGGTGAGACTGCAGCGTCGTCGCAGCGTGGAGCGCTGAGCCAGGCCCGCCACATCGCGGTGCCCGGCTGCAACGTCACCGCCGTCACCCTCGGCATCCAGCCCGGCGTCGCGGCCGGTGTTCTCGACCCGAGCGATGTCGTCGCCGTCCTCTCGGTCGGCTACTCCGGCGCCGGCAAGGCGATGAAACCCCACCTCACGGCCGCCGAAGGGATCGGCTCGGCCGCACCGTACGCGGTCGCCGGCACGCACCGGCACGTCCCCGAGATCGAGCAGAACCTGCGCGTCGCGGGTGCCGGGGCAGCGGACGTTCACTGCTCTTTTACCCCAGTGCTGGTCCCGATGTCCCGTGGCATCCTCGCCACCACGACGGCGCCCCTCGCCCCCGGTGTCACGCCCGCCCAGGTGCGTCTCGCCTGGGAGCAGGCCTACGCCGGTGAGCAGTTCGTCCAGCTCCTCCCGGAGGGCCAATGGCCGACGACGGCCGCCACCCTGGGTGCGAATACCGCCTTGGTGCAGGTCGCCATCGATGACAGGGCCGGCAGAGTCGTGACCATCTGCGCCATCGACAACCTCGTCAAGGGCACTGCCGGCGCGGCCGTGCAGTCCATGAACCTCGCCCTCGGGCTCCCCGAAGGGATCGGCCTGACCACCGAAGGAGTGGCCCCGTGA
- the argJ gene encoding bifunctional glutamate N-acetyltransferase/amino-acid acetyltransferase ArgJ, producing the protein MTTTSPAGFRAAGVTAGLKASGTPDVALVVNDGPTKVGAAVFTTNRVVGAPVLWSRQVVSDGVVEAVLLNSGGANVCTGPDGFADTHHSAERAAEALGVSAADVVVCSTGLIGERLPMDKLLPGISAAAEALTADSGLDAAQAIMTTDTVPKTTHMVRDGWSVGGMAKGAGMLAPAMATMLSVLTTDAVVDPAIARRVLHAATSVTFDRVDSDGCMSTSDTVVLLASGASGVEPSEAELTQALTDAAADLSRQLVADAEGASHDIAVEVTGATSTDAALAVARAVTRSNLVKAAVFGNDPNWGRILAQVGTVPVEVAPFDADQVDVSINGVMICRSGAAHADRSRVDLAAQREVRIVIDLHAGDATATVWTNDLTHDYVHENSAYST; encoded by the coding sequence GTGACAACGACAAGCCCTGCCGGCTTCCGCGCCGCCGGCGTCACTGCCGGCCTCAAGGCCTCCGGCACCCCGGACGTCGCCCTCGTCGTCAACGACGGGCCCACCAAGGTCGGTGCCGCCGTGTTCACCACCAACCGCGTGGTCGGTGCCCCGGTCTTGTGGTCCCGCCAGGTCGTCTCCGACGGCGTGGTCGAGGCCGTGCTGCTCAACTCCGGCGGCGCGAACGTGTGCACCGGGCCGGACGGCTTCGCCGACACCCACCACAGCGCCGAACGCGCCGCCGAGGCCCTCGGTGTCTCTGCGGCCGACGTCGTGGTCTGCTCCACCGGCCTCATCGGCGAACGGCTGCCGATGGACAAGCTCCTGCCGGGAATCAGCGCCGCCGCCGAGGCGCTGACCGCTGACAGCGGCCTGGACGCCGCCCAGGCGATCATGACCACCGACACGGTCCCGAAGACCACCCACATGGTCCGCGACGGGTGGAGCGTGGGCGGGATGGCCAAGGGTGCCGGCATGCTCGCCCCCGCCATGGCCACGATGCTGAGCGTCCTCACCACCGATGCGGTCGTCGATCCGGCCATCGCCCGGCGCGTGTTGCACGCCGCCACCTCGGTCACCTTCGACCGGGTCGACTCCGACGGGTGCATGTCCACCTCGGACACCGTGGTGCTGCTGGCCTCGGGGGCCTCCGGCGTCGAACCCTCCGAGGCCGAGCTGACCCAGGCGCTCACCGATGCGGCCGCTGATCTGTCCCGGCAGCTCGTCGCCGACGCCGAAGGCGCCTCGCACGACATCGCCGTCGAGGTCACCGGGGCCACCAGCACCGACGCCGCGCTCGCGGTCGCCCGCGCCGTCACCCGCTCCAACCTCGTCAAGGCCGCCGTCTTCGGCAACGACCCGAACTGGGGCCGCATCCTTGCCCAGGTGGGCACCGTGCCGGTCGAGGTGGCGCCGTTCGACGCCGATCAGGTGGACGTGTCCATCAACGGCGTGATGATCTGCCGCTCCGGCGCCGCCCACGCCGACCGCAGCCGGGTGGACCTCGCCGCTCAGCGCGAGGTACGGATCGTCATCGACCTGCACGCCGGCGACGCCACCGCCACCGTGTGGACCAACGACCTCACCCACGACTACGTCCACGAGAACAGCGCCTACTCCACATGA
- the argB gene encoding acetylglutamate kinase gives MSTEPADPTAETFVFNTETDLRPGQKAEVLIQALPWLERFAGAVVVIKFGGNAMIDADLERAFAEDIRFFRYAGLKPVVVHGGGPQISAMLTRLGIESEFRGGLRVTTPETMDVVRMVLTGKVQRDLVSRLNASEPLAVGISGEDGGLFAARKRQAVVDGEPVDVGLVGDVIEVHPRAVQDLLDAGRIPVISTIAPDMDNPGDVLNVNADTAAAALATALGAQKLVVLTDVEGLYANWPDTSSLVRQIGAERLAAMLPTLASGMVPKMEACLRAVSGGVPQAHVIDGRQPHSLLLEIFTTEGVGTMVTPTEEEAA, from the coding sequence ATGAGCACCGAACCCGCAGACCCCACCGCCGAGACCTTCGTCTTCAACACCGAGACGGACCTGCGCCCCGGACAGAAGGCCGAGGTACTCATCCAAGCCCTGCCCTGGCTGGAACGCTTCGCCGGCGCCGTGGTGGTGATCAAGTTCGGCGGCAACGCCATGATCGACGCCGACCTAGAACGCGCCTTCGCCGAGGACATCCGGTTCTTCCGCTACGCCGGGCTCAAACCCGTCGTCGTGCACGGCGGTGGCCCGCAGATCTCGGCCATGCTGACCCGCCTCGGCATCGAGTCCGAGTTCCGCGGCGGGCTGCGGGTCACCACCCCGGAGACTATGGACGTGGTGCGCATGGTGCTCACCGGCAAGGTGCAGCGAGACCTGGTGAGCCGGCTGAACGCGTCCGAACCCCTCGCCGTCGGGATCTCCGGAGAGGACGGTGGCCTCTTTGCCGCCCGCAAGCGGCAGGCCGTGGTGGACGGCGAGCCGGTCGACGTCGGCCTTGTGGGCGACGTGATCGAGGTACACCCTCGCGCCGTCCAGGACCTGCTGGATGCCGGCCGCATCCCGGTGATCTCCACCATCGCCCCCGATATGGATAACCCCGGTGACGTGCTCAACGTGAACGCCGACACGGCCGCCGCCGCCCTGGCCACCGCCCTGGGGGCGCAGAAGCTGGTGGTGCTCACCGACGTCGAGGGCCTGTACGCGAACTGGCCGGACACCTCCTCCCTGGTCCGGCAGATCGGCGCCGAGCGCCTGGCCGCGATGCTGCCTACGCTCGCCTCGGGGATGGTGCCGAAGATGGAAGCGTGCCTGCGGGCCGTCTCCGGCGGTGTGCCGCAGGCGCACGTGATCGACGGGCGCCAGCCGCACTCGCTGCTGCTGGAGATCTTCACGACCGAAGGGGTGGGCACGATGGTCACGCCCACTGAGGAGGAAGCAGCATGA